A single window of Ischnura elegans chromosome 8, ioIscEleg1.1, whole genome shotgun sequence DNA harbors:
- the LOC124164266 gene encoding uncharacterized protein LOC124164266 isoform X5 — protein sequence MYMYQGLQQLNRSFPMDLVDAMKNSAVKGIHPEMVSPFPGNGYVSEKLYMLLQLYLQNKSWNPSVELLQCFSELMESSMLPSAAYLQMIAARVTLDNQGRLVLRENGKIILPYEHFANAVMLKHMNGPHGLHLGLEGTVRAVMESYTIGRECFGMEKDFIVEVVQNCPNPACRYYKAQVDMSQKSVHLNAPTYIMESGGPRGGTQVPTSQQQQHGGASSSQFPSPQEGGGSSGGGGPPSHPSSSVYMPPHGTHPHHPPSSASAHVPPPQPHPHTLPHLHRAPAELAERGKQSQGDIGRPMGMPMHGMKMSSTRIPLGPPSGSMAGVPSGGVAAEGQGTHAGMMADPSLPLLQYKLTDFLRANLESLEGLTGAKDLLALQNGIWPASEGSDKKSSGEAGQEKIVRTFAEIMMNMARIKSCVRPAMCKPYGKQSEALQKTLVDTIQLVQSLRSILPPPHIAVTSWKDEEHKHRTK from the exons ATGTACATGTACCAAGG actACAACAATTAAATCGTAGTTTTCCAATGGACCTTGTTGATGCCATGAAAAATTCCGCAGTGAAAGGAATTCACCCCGAGATGGTGTCCCCATTCCCTGGAAATGGATATGTTTCAGAGAAACTGTATATGCTTCTACAACTCTACCTTCAAAACAAAAGTTGGAACCCCTCCGTGGAACTGTTGCAGTGTTTTTCAGAATTGATGGAATCCTCGATGCTGCCAAGTGCAGCATACTTACA AATGATTGCCGCTAGAGTCACGCTGGACAATCAAGGGAGGCTTGTTTTGCgagagaatggaaaaataatactACCATATGAGCATTTTGCAAATGCTGTTATGTTGAAACACATGAATGGTCCTCATGGGCTTCATTTGGGTCTGGAGGGCACTGTTCGAGCT gTTATGGAGTCTTACACCATCGGTCGAGAGTGTTTTGGAATGGAGAAAGACTTCATCGTGGAAGTTGTACAGAATTGTCCAAATCCTGCCTGCCGATATTATAAGGCCCAAGTTGACATGTCACAGAAATCTGTCCATCTTAATGCTCCCACTTACATCATGGAATCTGGGG GGCCCAGGGGTGGCACCCAGGTGCCGACTTCTCAACAACAGCAGCACGGGGGGGCATCTTCATCGCAGTTCCCATCTCCGCAGGAGGGAGGGGGGTCGAGTGGTGGAGGTGGTCCTCCCTCGCACCCTTCCTCGTCCGTGTACATGCCACCCCATGGCACTCACCCTCACCACCCTCCCTCCTCGGCATCCGCCCATGTTCCCCCTCCCCAACCCCATCCCCACACCCTGCCCCACCTTCACCGTGCCCCGGCGGAACTGGCCGAGAGGGGTAAGCAGTCGCAGGGGGATATTGGCCGCCCCATGGGGATGCCCATGCATGGAATGAAAATGTCTTCTACTAGGATTCCCCTTGGTCCCCCCTCTGGCTCCATGGCTGGTGTGCCCTCTGGTGGAGTGGCTGCAGAAGGACAAGGCACTCATGCGGGAATGATGGCTGATCCCTCCCTCCCGCTCCTCCAGTACAAGCTCACCGACTTTCTTCGTGCCAACTTGGAAAGCCTGGAGGGGCTAACTGGAGCCAAG GACCTTCTGGCTTTGCAAAATGGTATTTGGCCTGCTAGTGAAGGTAGTGACAAGAAATCAAGTGGTGAAG CAGGCCAGGAAAAAATTGTGAGGACTTTTGCTGAAATTATGATGAACATGGCCAGGATCAAATCTTGTGTGAGACCTGCAATGTGCAAGCCTTATGGGAAGCA